The Thunnus thynnus chromosome 2, fThuThy2.1, whole genome shotgun sequence genome includes a region encoding these proteins:
- the bmp3 gene encoding bone morphogenetic protein 3 → MALYSRFVVVLLYGWSYLCVGYCAMLKTDNFPTGRKVDFTHSVDKKQPTKEDRDLLLQDTMTEHMQMLYAKYNRAGFPFKDGNTVRSFKAHWGTLNKKQLQIFNLTSLTKSEDVLSATLHYYIGDLQNSTQGCSRSKSCSRHGPRRHSHIHMVIWSFASVDNKMRTLGQFRINVSTLYRDFISWQWKDITRVVNQAKHHDELLIGIDVASQGPQPWKKLLSDRSPYILVYANDSAISEPESVVATLQRHPSVGGEDSVSHSIHKLGQRERNNTEQEQQQPRHKRSVNVLLPLQNNELPGPEYPYETTGWDETSPYEPFDNKQARRPRKKTRKNQRHKMPLLQFDEQTIKKARKKQWNEPRNCARRYLKVDFADIGWSEWIISPKSFDAYYCSGSCQFPMPKALKPSNHATIQSIVRAVGVVPGIPEPCCVPEKMSSLSILFFDEDKNVVLKVYPNMTVDSCACR, encoded by the exons ATGGCTCTCTACTCTCGGTTTGTGGTCGTACTGCTTTACGGATGGAGTTATCTGTGCGTTGGATACTGCGCGATGCTGAAAACAGACAATTTCCCCACGGGACGAAAGGTGGATTTTACGCATTCGGTGGATAAAAAGCAACCTACGAAGGAAGACCGGGATCTGCTTTTACAGGATACAATGACGGAGCACATGCAGATGCTTTACGCGAAGTACAACCGGGCTGGTTTTCCCTTCAAGGATGGCAACACTGTCCGCAGTTTCAAAGCGCACTGGG GTACTCTAAACAAGAAGCAGCTGCAGATTTTCAACCTCACCTCCCTCACCAAGTCAGAAGACGTGCTGTCAGCCACTCTTCATTACTACATCGGAGACCTTCAGAACAGCACCCAGGGCTGTTCCAGGTCCAAAAGCTGCAGCCGCCATGGGCCCCGCAGGCACAGCCACATCCACATGGTGATCTGGAGTTTTGCCTCTGTGGATAACAAGATGAGGACTCTAGGACAATTTCGGATCAATGTGTCCACTCTGTACAGGGACTTCATATCTTGGCAGTGGAAGGACATAACTCGCGTGGTGAACCAGGCCAAACACCATGACGAGCTGCTTATTGGGATTGATGTGGCCTCGCAAGGGCCTCAGCCGTGGAAGAAGCTCCTGTCGGACCGCTCACCCTACATCCTGGTCTACGCCAATGACTCTGCCATTTCGGAACCTGAAAGCGTGGTAGCCACCCTCCAGAGACACCCCTCGGTGGGAGGGGAGGACTCCGTTTCACACAGCATTCATAAACTGGGACAGCGTGAACGAAACAACACtgaacaagaacaacagcagccCAGGCACAAGCGCTCGGTGAACGTTCTGCTCCCTTTGCAAAACAATGAACTTCCTGGGCCTGAATACCCGTACGAGACAACCGGTTGGGATGAGACAAGTCCGTACGAACCTTTTGACAACAAGCAGGCCCGTCGGCCACGTAAAAAGACACGCAAGAATCAGAGGCACAAGATGCCCCTGCTGCAGTTCGACGAGCAGACGATCAAAAAAGCGCGAAAGAAGCAGTGGAACGAGCCCAGGAACTGCGCACGGAGGTACCTGAAAGTGGACTTTGCTGACATTGGATGGAGCGAATGGATTATATCACCTAAGTCCTTTGACGCCTACTACTGCTCAGGGTCCTGCCAGTTCCCCATGCCAAAG GCTCTGAAGCCCTCTAATCATGCCACTATCCAGAGCATAGTGCGGGCGGTGGGCGTCGTCCCGGGAATCCCCGAGCCATGCTGCGTCCCAGAGAAGATGTCTTCCCTCAGCATCCTCTTCTTTGACGAGGACAAGAATGTGGTGCTGAAAGTCTACCCCAACATGACTGTAGATTCCTGCGCCTGtagatag